The following are encoded together in the Lactuca sativa cultivar Salinas chromosome 1, Lsat_Salinas_v11, whole genome shotgun sequence genome:
- the LOC128127078 gene encoding uncharacterized protein LOC128127078: MTSLKLNEKFWCTYFPTTLEGNAGTWFKTLQSGNISNFAQLKYLFLTNFMQLCKYKGDSHSIIGCKQREGETVREYFTRFTNATLDVPGHDKGLIARAFTWGLLPVPLSQKLMGKKPLTRVELKERVERYLRQEDGEAAKQAYLNVMTTRLHHPSHTNFRGGGIHYGQARRPPTRFRPFVKDDRWGRRPEVYTVSEKQQPAKSPKSRYCEYHKSKTHDTINCSVLKKEMEEKQLKGDLVEVARSLRTKFDDENAKGPPREGV; encoded by the coding sequence ATGACGTCGCTAAAGCTTAACGAGAAGTTCTGGTGCACATACTTCCCGACGACACTCGAGGGCAACGCCGGCACGTGGTTCAAAACGTTACAGTCGGGCAACATTTCAAACTTTGCTCAACTCAAGTACCTTTTCCTCACCAACTTCATGCAGTTATGCAAATACAAGGGGGACTCTCATTCCATTATAGGTTGTAAACAAAGAGAGGGGGAAACCGTGCGAGAATACTTTACAAGATTCACAAATGCCACACTGGATGTACCAGGGCATGACAAAGGCCTTATAGCCAGAGCCTTCACATGGGGACTCCTGCCAGTCCCTTTGTCACAAAAACTTATGGGAAAGAAGCCCTTAACACGAGTCGAGTTGAAAGAAAGGGTAGAGCGATATCTACGGCAGGAGGATGGTGAAGCAGCTAAGCAAGCCTACTTGAATGTCATGACGACCAGGCTTCACCACCCGAGTCATACGAACTTCCGAGGGGGAGGAATACACTATGGCCAGGCAAGAAGACCACCGACGCGTTTTCGACCATTTGTTAAAGACGACAGATGGGGTCGTCGCCCAGAAGTGTACACGGTGTCGGAGAAACAGCAACCAGCCAAGTCACCCAAGAGTCGGTACTGTGAATACCATAAAAGTAAGACACATGATACGATTAACTGTTCGGTACTAAAGAAGGAGATGGAGGAGAAACAACTCAAAGGAGATCTGGTGGAGGTGGCGCGAAGCCTGCGCACCAAATTTGATGATGAGAATGCCAAGGGCCCACCCCGCGAAGGGGTTTAG